CCGGAGCAATTATGGAGAGACATGATTTAGCTGATATTGCTCGGGTTATTGATAAGTATGATCTTTTGGTTGTCTCAGACGAAATTTACAGCGAACTGACTTATGGAACGAAACACGTCTCCATTGCATCGCTTCCGGGTATGTATGAGCGAACGCTGGTGATCAATGGGTTTTCTAAGGCCTTTTCCATGACCGGATGGCGTTTAGGCTATGTAGCGGGAGATCCTGAACTGATCGCTGCCATGACTAAAGTGCATCAGTTTACGATTATGTGTACACCGACGATCAGTCAGTATGCCGCAGTAGAAGCGCTGCGAAACGGAAGTGAATCAGTTGAAATGATGCGCAGCGAATATGATCTGCGGCGCAAATTCTTGGTGCACGCGTTTCGCCAGATGGGATTGGAGTGCTTTGAACCCAAAGGCGCTTTTTATGTATTCCCGTCGATAAAATCTCTGGGAATGAATAGTGAGGAATTCTGCAACCGTCTCCTCGAAGAAGAGCGGGTGGCTGTAGTGCCGGGAACTGCTTTCGGCAGCTGCGGCGAAGGTCATATCCGGGTTTCGTACGCGTATTCCCTGCGCAATCTTGAGGAAGCAGTCAAAAGGATCGGCCGCTTTGTGCATCGGGTGAGGCAGAAGCAGTAGTGTAATTGGTGTTTGGGAGGATGTTGTCAGAATGGGATTAAAAGTTGTTAAGTTCGGCGGCACATCACTAGCGTCAGCTGAAGCCTTTAAAAAAGTAAAAGCGATTGTTCTCTCGGATCCAAGCCGTCGTTTGGTGATTCCTTCTGCACCGGGCAGACGCTGTCCGGAAGATGAGAAGGTAACCGATCTGCTTTACCAGTGTCACGAGCGGGTCAGCGCAGGCGTGAGTTTTGATGACCTGTTTGTCAAAATTAAGGAGCGCTATCAGGTTATTGTGTCTGGATTAGAGCTGGATTTGAATCTGGAACCATGGCTGGACGAGATTTACGCTCAACTGCCTAAAGAATCAGAACCGGACTACGCGGCAAGCCGGGGCGAATTTCTCAACGGGGTTATTTTAGCCGCTTATTTAGGCTTTGACTTTGTTGATCCGCAGGAGATGATTCGCTTTAATGAGCACGGCTTTTTGGATTTGAAATTAACAGAGGAACTGGTCGGCCGGCAGCTGAATCCGAAAAAGCCAGCTGTGATCCCTGGATTCTACGGCAGCATGCCGGATGGGTCGGTGAAAACCTTTCCTCGGGGCGGCTCAGATATTACCGGAGCAGTGATTGCTCGCGGTGTCAAAGCCGATTTATATGAAAATTGGACAGATGTGTCCGGATTTTTCATGACAGATCCCCGCATTGTTCCTGATGCGAAGCAGATATCTTTGATTACTTACCGGGAGCTGCGGGAGCTTGCGTATAATGGCGCGAATGTGCTTCATGAAGCTGCGATTTATCCGGTCAGCGAGGTAGGTATTCCGATTAATATCCGCAATACCAATGATCCGGATGCGCCCGGCACGATGATTGTGAAAGAAGTCAATCAGCCCCGCGACTGTGGTGATATCATTGGCATTGCTGGCCAGAAAGACTTTGTGGTGATTCAAATTGAAAAAGCGCTGCTGAACGAGGAAATGGGTTTTGTGAGGCGGCTGCTCTCTATTTTAGAAGAAATGCATATATCTTTTGCTCATATGCCTTCGGGAATTGACATGGTTTCCCTGGTGATTTTAAAGACGGAGCTTAATGGAAAACTCGATCAAGTTATCGACCTGATTGCAAAACGCCTTAATCCCGATCGCATTGAGGTTGTGGACCAAATTGCCCTCATTGCCACAGTTGGCTTGGGGCTATCCCAAAAGTGTGGAATCGCTGCCACTTTGTTCAATGCTTTAGCCGCGGCACAGATCAATGTGCGGATGATCGATCAGAACTCGGGCGGCATTAACTTGATTGTCGGTGTCGACAACCGTGATTTTGAACAAGCTGTTAAGGCGATTTACAGTGCTTTTGTATCGTAACCTCGAGATAATGGCAAAAATATCGAAAAAAGATTGACATGCAGTAAATATGTACTTAAACAAATGCTAAATATTTGTTATAATTACAAGAGAAAAAACTGTGAGGAGGTACATATTTAATGCGAAACCTAAGATTTAATCTCGGTATTTTATCTTTGATTGTCCTGGCAGTTTTATTTGCCGGATGCAGTGCCGGACCGGTTGTGAAGATTACGGGTGTTGAAGACGGCAAAGTATATGGGGATGCGGTTACTCCTGGGGTAGCAGTTGATCCGGAAGATGCAGAGGTTACTTTAACTTTAAACGGCAATCCTTATGACGGCAGCCCAATTACTGAAAACGGGTCGTATACACTGACTGCTGCAGCAACAGCCGAGGGAGTTACCCAATCTCAGTCAGTATCTTTCAGCATTCGTAAAGGTGTTTCTAATTATGTTCTCCTTGATGATTTCGAAATCTTTGATGGATACTCCACTGAAAATGATGCGAGTTTAGCTCAAACCACCAATCATAATTTTGTTTTCAAAGGCAATGGTGCTCTGCGGGTAGACAAAGCCGGTACTGACGCCCGCTCCATGGTGCGTCTCCGGGATTATCACCGCAATTTCAGATCAGACTTATCCGGTTTTAACCGCTTAGGTTTCTGGGTGTACTTCCCGGATGCATCGCTTTTGAGACCAGATGCCGCGCTGCATGTGGTCATCTGGCAGTCGGATGGAAATAAACCTACTTGGGCCTTTACTTCCGACCAGTTTGTCGATGGCTGGAATTATGTTGAAATCGACTTAACTGATCCGGAAAAAGCTTTATCCCCAAACAGTATTGGCTTAATCGAATTCCAAGTTCGGACTGCAGATGGTGGAACTCAAATGACTTATTACTATGATGAAATCGAACTTTGGTGGCAGGAATAATTATACAGGTTTAAGTTAATTGGAAGCTGCCGCTCAGTCCAGACTGGGCGGCAGCTTTTCCTGTTTGGACGGAAAAAATGTGTGCATATTTCGCCAAATCGTGATATAATGTTTCTAATAAGATTTGAAAGAGGGATGATAAGTGGACGATCCTGTGCCGAGGCTGTGTATGCATATTCTTTTCTATGCTCGAACCTTGGTGAATTTATCTAAGGAACGACCCATTCGACTGCTGTGTTGAGCGGAAGTTTATCCGCAAAACCATATTATTATTTTTTATTATTCGAATGGGGGAATAAGATTTAAATGGACAGTGGTAGTAGTATAACGATGATCATCAGCATTGCTGGTCTGATTTTAATGTCAGCCTATTTTTCGGCGACTGAGACCGCATTTTCAGCGCTGAGCAAAATCCGCTTAAAAAACATGGCTTCTGAAGGAAATAAGCGGGCTGAGTTGACTCTGAAACTGGCGGAGAATTATGATCAACTGCTGTCAACAATTTTAATCGGGAACAATGTCGTTAATATCCTGGCAGCCTCCTTAGCAACTGTAATTTTTGTGCGGTACTTCGGCCAAGCTGGAGTAAGTATTTCAACCGTGGTGCTGACTATCTTAGTGCTGATTTTTGGAGAAATCTCACCGAAGATTATAGCCAAAGGATCGCCGGAGAAGTTTGCGATGTTTTCCGCACCAATCATTAATTTTTGCATCAAGCTGTTAAAACCGATCAACTATGTATTTACTAAGTGGACTAAGTTCTTGACTGAGTCTGTTGCCACAGAGGAAGACCAGGGAATCACCGAAGAAGAACTGCTGACCTATGTGGAAGTTGCAGAACATGATGGCGGCATTAATCAGAATGAAGGGGATCTGATCCGCAGCGTCATTGAATTTGATGATCTCGAAGCGGTTGATATTCTCACCCCTAGGGTAGATGTGGCGGCTCTGCCGATCACCGCATCGAACGAGGAAATCATGGAGCTGTTCAGGGAAACCGGTTACTCCAGAATTCCGATTTATCAGGGGACGATAGATGACATTATCGGTATTCTGCACTATAAGGATTTCCACAACCGGGTTGTCGTCAACAGCGAACCGGTTAAACGGGTGATGCAGCCGGCGATCTTCATTGCTGAGTCGATGAAAATCTCGGACGTGCTTACAGTACTTAAACAGTCAAAGGCTCATATGGCAGTGGTAACAGATGAGTTCGGGGGAACTGTAGGTATTGTAACGCTTGAAGATATTCTGGAAGAATTGGTCGGTGAGATCTGGGATGAGCATGATGAGGTAATCAACGAATTTGAACAGATCGGCACTCATGAGTATAAAATCCTCTGCAGTGCTAATATCGATAAAATGTTTGACCTTTTTGATATTGATTACGAAACCGATGCAGCTTCAGTAAGCGGTTGGGTAATTCAGGAATTAGGCAGAATTCCCAATGAAGGCGACACCTTTGAATTTGGGAATCTGTTTGTCACAGTAACCAAGACTGATTTCCGCCGCGTATTAGAAATAACTGTTGTTGTAAGGGAAGATGCTGAGTCTAAGGAGCAGGCCAGCTGAATATAATAATATCCGGAGTCACGAACAGTGGCTCCTTTTTTGTTATATATTTGCATATGCTGAGCGAATCTGTGGAAAAGCCCCAGTTTATTGGGTAAATTGGTGTTTAAAAATACCTAACAATATGCTATGATATAGCTGTATGCATTAAATATATTACATAAGGGGGAAATTTACTCACATGAAAAGAGCAGTCAGTTTGTTGGTATTGTTGGCTTTAGTTGTTGCAGCAGCGGGTGTTGTAAGTGCGCAGGAGACAAGACATGTTTTAGAAAACTTCAACCGGGTGCATGGTTTTACAACCGAGAACAAAGCAATCATTTCTTACAATT
The Bacillota bacterium DNA segment above includes these coding regions:
- a CDS encoding aminotransferase class I/II-fold pyridoxal phosphate-dependent enzyme, with amino-acid sequence MSRSWINSRVQSLKPSGIRKFFDIVAQMDDVVSLGVGEPDFLTPWHVREEGIYALEKGLTTYTSNSGLLELREEVSRYLEQQYNLSYRPQDQVLITVGASEAIDLAMRAVIEPGDEVLIPEPSYVSYAPCVILAGGVPVAVPTTNATDFRLTGSDLESSITDKSKILVLPYPNNPTGAIMERHDLADIARVIDKYDLLVVSDEIYSELTYGTKHVSIASLPGMYERTLVINGFSKAFSMTGWRLGYVAGDPELIAAMTKVHQFTIMCTPTISQYAAVEALRNGSESVEMMRSEYDLRRKFLVHAFRQMGLECFEPKGAFYVFPSIKSLGMNSEEFCNRLLEEERVAVVPGTAFGSCGEGHIRVSYAYSLRNLEEAVKRIGRFVHRVRQKQ
- a CDS encoding aspartate kinase; protein product: MGLKVVKFGGTSLASAEAFKKVKAIVLSDPSRRLVIPSAPGRRCPEDEKVTDLLYQCHERVSAGVSFDDLFVKIKERYQVIVSGLELDLNLEPWLDEIYAQLPKESEPDYAASRGEFLNGVILAAYLGFDFVDPQEMIRFNEHGFLDLKLTEELVGRQLNPKKPAVIPGFYGSMPDGSVKTFPRGGSDITGAVIARGVKADLYENWTDVSGFFMTDPRIVPDAKQISLITYRELRELAYNGANVLHEAAIYPVSEVGIPINIRNTNDPDAPGTMIVKEVNQPRDCGDIIGIAGQKDFVVIQIEKALLNEEMGFVRRLLSILEEMHISFAHMPSGIDMVSLVILKTELNGKLDQVIDLIAKRLNPDRIEVVDQIALIATVGLGLSQKCGIAATLFNALAAAQINVRMIDQNSGGINLIVGVDNRDFEQAVKAIYSAFVS
- a CDS encoding HlyC/CorC family transporter is translated as MDSGSSITMIISIAGLILMSAYFSATETAFSALSKIRLKNMASEGNKRAELTLKLAENYDQLLSTILIGNNVVNILAASLATVIFVRYFGQAGVSISTVVLTILVLIFGEISPKIIAKGSPEKFAMFSAPIINFCIKLLKPINYVFTKWTKFLTESVATEEDQGITEEELLTYVEVAEHDGGINQNEGDLIRSVIEFDDLEAVDILTPRVDVAALPITASNEEIMELFRETGYSRIPIYQGTIDDIIGILHYKDFHNRVVVNSEPVKRVMQPAIFIAESMKISDVLTVLKQSKAHMAVVTDEFGGTVGIVTLEDILEELVGEIWDEHDEVINEFEQIGTHEYKILCSANIDKMFDLFDIDYETDAASVSGWVIQELGRIPNEGDTFEFGNLFVTVTKTDFRRVLEITVVVREDAESKEQAS